In Akkermansia muciniphila ATCC BAA-835, the genomic stretch GAGATGATAGTTGTCAAGATCAGAACCCCAACGGATTACGAAAATCGCCGGTATTCCGGAAATTTCCTGTGAGCTTGGGGTCGGCGGAAGGAAGACCGGGAGAGGAGCTTTTCATACGTTAAAAAGCCCGCATCTCCGGCAACCAAGGCCTGTGCACGATGCGGAAACATCCTAGCCTGTTCCCTCTTTCCCGTCCAGAATTTTGTAGGACTCTCCCCGGAAACCGTTTTATTCTGTTTTCCACAAAAGAAGAGGCACCCCGGGATAGCCGTGGTCCCGAAGCGCCCTGCGGAAAATATCCGCGGTTTACATGATGCTTTTGCGCGTCCACCTGTTCAGGCTCAACAGCCATACCAACGCCGCGGAGACAGCGGAGGCCAGACAGGCCATCAACGGAATTTTCACGGCGGAGGGCAGCCCTCCCAGCCCGATGAAGTTCACGAAGTCATAGGAGCACTGGACAAAGAAGAAGTGGCACAGATACACGCCGAAAGTAAGCGCCGCCACCTTGCTCAGCACTGGACCAGCCTTGATTCTGAGCCGGCTGACGACGGCAAAGATGGCAAAGGTCATCAGGAATACATTGATTCCGGAGAAATACCAGAGCACTTCCAGCTTGGAATACTGGCCGGGGAAGTGCTTCTGTGTTTCCAGAAAGCCGAAGAACGTAACGGCAAAACCAATCAAAAAGAGGGGAATAGTAATGGACAGCGTTTTTTTCCAGCTCCAGGCCAGTGGGTATTTGGTCAGGTAATGCGCCAGCACCATGTATCCCAGGAATCCGGAAAAGTTATAAAACATACCGTACGGATTCCAATCGCAAACACCCAGAATACCCATGTTGCCGTAATTGCCCTCATAACCCAGTGCCGGAGCAAGCATCTGGATGTAGGGGAGAGTCATGCTGAATATCCAGATGCCCAGGAAGATTTTCACATCTTTCCTTCTGGCTTGCGTCAGCCACGCGCTCATGATGGGCATGAAGAGGTACAGGCCTACCAGCATGTATACATACCACAGGGGCGTGGTATCATAGTTGAAGTTGAAGAAGAAGGTATACAGCTTGCCGACGGTGGCACTCCAAGTATAAGTGTCCATCACGATGTTGGGGCTGGCCGTTTGAACGCCTGCGGCAAAGTATCCGAAGTAGAGCAAGGGAAGCGCCAGTGACCAGACAATGAGCGGAACCAGCACCCTCTTGAGGCGCCTGGAGTAAAAAGCGCCCATTTCCAAGGTGACGGGAAAAAGCAACACTCCGGAGATCATGACAAACAAAGGCACGCACGGCCGTACCAGACTTCCCCAGAAGACAGCGGA encodes the following:
- a CDS encoding acyltransferase; translation: MNTNQSLNSRGGHIAWVDFLRILACFLVVLAHCCDPFVGSFDGSFNFKSAVFWGSLVRPCVPLFVMISGVLLFPVTLEMGAFYSRRLKRVLVPLIVWSLALPLLYFGYFAAGVQTASPNIVMDTYTWSATVGKLYTFFFNFNYDTTPLWYVYMLVGLYLFMPIMSAWLTQARRKDVKIFLGIWIFSMTLPYIQMLAPALGYEGNYGNMGILGVCDWNPYGMFYNFSGFLGYMVLAHYLTKYPLAWSWKKTLSITIPLFLIGFAVTFFGFLETQKHFPGQYSKLEVLWYFSGINVFLMTFAIFAVVSRLRIKAGPVLSKVAALTFGVYLCHFFFVQCSYDFVNFIGLGGLPSAVKIPLMACLASAVSAALVWLLSLNRWTRKSIM